In the genome of Vibrio ziniensis, the window CAAAGTAGCTATAACGTTGTTTCTTACCGGTTACGGGAGAATCGTAAATCAACGCTGTTTGGTCGCCTCGACCTTGCTCACAATGGTAATCCAGTGCTAGCCAACAGGTATTGAGTAAGCCATCGGGATACCAGCGCTCTATACCATTTTCGTCTTTCTTTAAAATGGTTTGAGGAAATTCAAACCAGTCGATTTTCTGAGCTTGTGCATGCCAGAACGATTCCGGTTGCTCTTTTGCCCATAGATATTCCTTCAAATACGCAGACATTGTGCTTCTCCTTTTTATACCCCAAGTTTTATTGCCAAAGACAACTTGGAATAATGTTCTGGCTTAACAAGTTTCGATTGTTTCATCAGGCACTCTCACCCAACCTTCCATCAACACTCGTGCGCTGCGACTCATAACGGCTTTTTCTACTTTCCAGCCGCTTTCTTCAGTCGCACTGGCTTTTGCTCCAACCTTTAATGTTCCGGACGGATGACCAAAAGTAACAGATTCTTTTTCTCCACCACCTGCCGCCAAATTAACTAAGGTGCCGGGTACACAAGCCGCCGCAGCGATGGAAACGGCAGCTGTCCCCATCATTGCGTGGTGCAATTTACCCATAGAGAGCGCTCTAACCAGTACATCAACATCTGAATCTAGAACGGTTTTACCACTCGACGATTGATACGTTTTCGGTTTGGCAACAAACGCCACCTTCGGCGTATGTTGTCTTGTTTTCGCTTCTTCCAAATCTTGGATTAAGCCCATCTTTAACGCGCCATGTGCACGTATTTTTTCAAACATCGCCAATGCTTTTATGTCGTTATTGATATCTTCTTGTAATTCCGTACCCTGATAACCAATAGCAGCAGCATCGACAAAAATCGTTGGTATTCCAGCGTTGATCATGGTGACATTCAACGTACCAACGTCAGGTACGATTAAATCATCAACCAAATTGCCGGTTGGGAACATCGAACTTTCACCGTCCGCTGGGTCCATAAAATCGACCTGAATTTCTGCGGCTGGAAACGTCACTCCATCCAGTTCAAAATCACCCGTTTCCTGAACCATTCCATTAACAATGGGTACATGAACTACGATGGTTTTACTGATATTCACCTGCCATACACGAACTTCTAAAATACCGTTTTCAGGAATCCGCGATTCTGGAATTAGACCAGCATGAATCGCAAATGGACCGATAGCTGCAGACAAGTTCCCGCAATTGCCACTCCAATCAACAAATGGTTTGTCGATAGATACCTGACCGAACAGATAATCAACATCGTGGTCAGCACGATCGCTTTTTGAAACAATTACCGTCTTGCTTGTGCTTGAAGTAGCGCCGCCCATACCATCAATTTGTTTGCCGTAAGGGTCTGGGCTACCGATAATACGCATCAGAAGTTTGTCGCGCGCTTCACCTGCGACTTGCGCTGCTTTTGGTAGCTCATCAAGCCTAAAAAACACGCCTTTACTGGTTCCACCACGCATATAGGTAGCAGGAACTTTGATTTGAGAAGCCATTCTTTATCTCCTACTGCGCCAAGAAGTCTTGCGCAAAACGCTGCAACACACCACCTGCGTTATACACGTTCACTTCATCGGCGGTATCTAGGCGACACGTGACTGCAACATCCAATTTTTCACCGTTGCTACGGGTAATCACCAATGCCAAATCCACGCCCGGCTTGATTTCGCCCGCTACATCGTAGAGTTCTGTACCATCCAAGGCTAAAGTGTTGCGATTCACGCCATCTTTAAACTGCAGCGGTAATACGCCCATGCCGACTAAGTTAGTACGGTGAATACGCTCGAAGCCCTCTGCGACAATCGCCTCAACGCCCGCAAGACGAACGCCTTTTGCAGCCCAATCTCGTGAAGAACCCTGCCCATAGTCAGCACCCGCCACAATAATCAGCGGTTGTTTACGCTCCATGTAGGTTTCTATCGCTTCCCACATGCGAGTTACTTTGCCTTCAGGTTCAATACGAGCCAGAGAGCCTTGCACCACTTCACCATTTTCCTTCACCATTTCATTAAACAGTTTCGGGTTCGCGAATGTTGCGCGCTGTGCAGTCAAGTGATCGCCGCGGTGTGTCGCGTAAGAGTTAAAGTCCTCTTCCGGCACTTTCATCTTTGTCAGGTATTCCCCTGCCGCGCTGGATGCCAAAATCGCATTTGAAGGCGACAAATGGTCAGTGGTAATGTTGTCACCGAGCACAGCTAAAGGACGCATACCTTGCAAAGTACGCTCCCCCGCAAGTGCACCTTCCCAATAAGGCGGACGACGAATATATGTACTCATTGGGCGCCAGTCATACAGTGGACTGCTGCTCTTTTGTGCGTCATCCAGTTTAAACATCTGAATATAGACTTGGTTAAATTGTTCTGGCTTAACGTGTTGACTGACAACTTGGTCAATCTCTTCATCACTTGGCCAAACATCATTAAGGTAGATTGGGTTGCCGTTTACGTCATGACCTAAGGCATCGCGTTCAATATCAAAACGAATGGTGCCAGCTATAGCATAAGCAACCACAAGCGGTGGCGAAGCGAGGAATGCTTGTTTTGCATAAGGATGAATACGACCATCGAAGTTACGGTTACCAGACAATACCGCGGTAGCGTATAAGTCACGGTTAATGATTTCTTGCTGAATAACTGGATCTAACGCGCCGCTCATACCATTACATGTGGTACATGCGTAGCCGACAATGCCAAAACCAAGCTGCTCTAATTCTGGTAATAATTCCGCTTCTTCTAGATAGAGTTTTGCCACTTTAGAGCCTGGTGCAAACGAAGTTTTCACCCAAGGTTTGCGAACCAGCCCAAGTTGATTGGCTTTTTTCGCTAACAAACCGGCAGCTACCACGTTACGAGGGTTACTGGTGTTAGTACAGGAAGTTATTGCAGCGATGATCACCGCGCCATCTGGCATCTCACCTTCTTTTTCTTCCCACTTACCAGCAATACCGCGAGCAACTAGTTGAGAGGTAGGTAAACGACGATGCGGATTTGAAGGTCCCGCTAGGTTGCGTTCTACACTCGATAAATCAAATTCAAGTACACGTTCATACTCAGCGTTTACAAGACTATCAGCCCATAGCCCCGTCTCTTTTGCGTATTGCTCTACCAAAGCAACCTGCTCAGCATCACGACCAGTCAGTTTAAGGTAGTTGATGGTCTGCTCATCGATGTAGAACATACCCGCACTCGCACCGTATTCTGGTGTCATGTTAGAGATAGTGGCACGGTCGCCGATGGTAAGATCTTTGGCGCCTTCACCATAGAACTCCAAGTAACACGAGACCACTTTTTGATTACGCAGAAATTCGGTAATAGCCAGTACGATATCCGTAGCGGTAATCCCCGGATTACGCTTACCTGTCAGTTTCACACCAACAATGTCCGGTAAGCGCATCATTGAAGGACGACCGAGCATCACGGTTTCAGCTTCTAAACCGCCTACACCGATTGCAATGACACCCAGTGAATCCACGTGTGGCGTATGGCTGTCAGTACCGACGCAAGTATCGGGGAACGCTACACCATCTTTTAGTTGAATGACAGGCGACATTTTTTCGAGGTTAATCTGGTGCATGATGCCGTTACCCGCTGGGATAACGCTGACATTCTCAAATGCGGTTTTACACCATTCGATAAAGTGGAATCTGTCTTCGTTACGACGCTCTTCTATCGCACGGTTTATTTCAAAAGCTTCAGGATCAAATCCAGCATGTTCAACAGCAAGAGAGTGGTCAACAATCAGCTGTGTTTCGACGACTGGATTAACTTTTGCTGGGTCACCGCCCTGTTCTGCAATTGCATCGCGCAGTCCCGCAAGGTCAACTAATGCTGTTTGTCCTAAGATATCGTGGCATACAACACGCGCTGGATACCAAGGGAAATCCATATCGCGTTTACGCTCAATAATCTGTTTCAGAGAATCGACCAGTGTTTCAGGGTCGCAGCGGCGTACTAAGTTTTCTGCAAGCACGCGCGAAGTATAAGGTAGCTTTTCGTAAGCATTTGGAGATATCTGATTCACGGCTTCACGAGTGTCAAAATAACTAATCTGGCTTCCCGGAAGCGTTTTTTTATAAGTATTGTTCATCGCTTCTTCCTTCTCACTCCGTCCTATCAAATTTTTTGGGAGTGACTTTATGGTGTATGAAACAAGGCGCTACTCCCTACAAGCACAGCGCCTTTCTATACTGTTAACTACGTATACGATTAACTGCGTTTTTCGATTGGAACCCAATCTTGATGCTCAGGACCTGTGTAATCAGCACTTGGGCGAATAATTCGGTTATTCGCACGTTGCTCGTACACATGTGCAGCCCAGCCCGTTAATCGACTCATCACAAAAATAGGTGTGAACAGCTTAGTTGGAATACCCATAAAGTGATAAGCCGACGCGTGGAAGAAGTCCGCGTTACAGAACAAGTCTTTTTCACGCTTCATCACCGCTTCAACACGTTCTGAAACTGCGTAAAGTTGTTTATCACCAACGAATTCAGAAAGCTCTTTTGACCAACGTTTGATCAATGCGTTACGCGGGTCGCTTTCACGATAGATGGCATGACCAAATCCCATGATTTTGTCTTTATTTTCAAGCATGCGCAGAATGTTTTGTTCCGCTTCATCAGGTGTCTGCCAGTTCTCGATCATCTCCATTGCCGCTTCATTAGCACCACCGTGAAGTGGTCCACGTAAAGTGCCGATTGCAGCAGTCACACAGGAATGCAAATCAGATAAAGTAGAAGCGCAAACACGAGCAGCAAAGGTTGAAGCATTAAATTCGTGCTCTGCGTAAACGATTAGAGAGGTATGCATTACCTGTTTGAACAAATCACTTGGCGCTTTATCAGTCAGCATTTTTAAGAAATAACCGCCGATAGAATCTTCGCTGCGATCTTCTGTATCGATGCGTACGCCATCATGGCTGAATCTATACCAATAACAGATAATGGCAGGGAACAAAGCTAACATGCGTTCTGTAGCAGCCACTTGTTGTGAGAAATCTTGCTCAGTTTCTAGATTGCCCAACATTGAACATCCGGTACGCATTACATCCATTGGATGAGCGTCGGCTGGAATCAATTCAAGTACATCCTTAAGAGGTTTAGGCAGACCGCGCAAACCAATCAAGCGAGTTTTGTATTGGTCTAATTCAGCTTGGTTTGGTAGATGCCCAACTAATAGTAAGTGGGCAACCTCTTCAAACTGCGCATTGTTGGCTAGATCTGTGATGTCGTAACCACGATAAGTTAGACCTGTACCTGTTTTACCAACTGTACATAAAGCGGTGCTTCCAGCACTTTGACCACGTAGGCCAGCTCCGCCTAGCTCTCCTTTAGGGGAATGAGGCATGTTGAACTCCTTTTGTCGCGTTGCTTCGGGCTATAAAAGCCGATCTCATTGGGTCCACCTCTTGGGTGCTGTAGCTCAGCGGTTTCACGTTATTGGATTATTTTTGAAAACGCAGGCTTTACGTTTTCTTGTTTATTTCTTAATAATTTTTTTCACACACTATTTTCAATTTTCTTGGGCTTCCCTACTTCTGTGTACGCACCGTATGGCAGATGTATAAGTGGGATTCTTTTATTAATAAATTTCTAATAATTATTTGCTAAACAGTTGATCTAATTTGTCTTCGTAACTGTGATAGTTCAGATATTCATACAGCTCTTTGCGGGTCTGCATATTATCGAGCATGGCTTCCTGATTACCATTTTCTAAAATGTGGCTATACACCATCTCAGCAGCTTTGTTCATCGCACGGAACGCACTCAGTGGATAAAGCACCATATCGACCTTGGATTTAGCCAACTCTTCGCAGTTATACAAAGGCGTCTGACCAAACTCAGTGATATTGGCAAGAATTGGCACATGCTTGCCCGTTGCAGAATGCAGAGCCGTTGAGAAACGTTCATATTGCTGAAGTTCCGTCATAGCTTCTGGGAAAATCATATCCGCACCAGCTTCAACACAGGCAATTGCTCTTTCAATCGCACTATCCATACCTTCAACCGCAAGCGCATCGGTACGAGCCATAATCACAAATTCTGGATTATCACGAGCATCCACAGCGGCTTTAACTCGATCGACCATCTCTTCCAAACTAACAATCGCTTTGTTAGGGCGGTGACCACAACGTTTTTGCGCTACTTGATCTTCCATGTGAACAGCCGCGGCGCCCGATTTTTCCATCGCTTTTATCGTACGACCAATATTGAATGCACCACCAAAACCCGTATCAATATCCACAAGAAGTGGCAAATCACACGCGTTGGTAATGCGGTCAACATCCACCAACACGTCATTGAGTGTGGTGATGCCAAGATCCGGTAATCCGTACGACGCATTAGCAATGCCGCCACCGGAAAGATATATCGCTTGGTGACCTAATTTCTTCGCCATCATGGCGCAGTATGGGTTTATGGTGCCTACAATTTGCAGTGGGTTATTGGTTTTAACTGCAAGTCGAAACTTTGCTCCTGGGCTTAACATGTGATTCTCCTTAATCTAGATCTTTAGCTTCGCTTAGAATCTGTTGTTCTATTAAACGTCGGCTTCTTGATATATGGCGACGCATCAGCATTTCTGCCAGCTCTTCATCTCTGTTACGAATGGCTTGCAGGATAAATTTGTGTTCGTCCAACGCTTCTACCGGACGAGACTGTGCACGTGGTGACTGATATCGATACATACGCAGCAAGTGATAAAGCTCATCACACAGCAACGAAACCAATTGGCTATTACGGCTTGCCTTTATAATGCGATAGTGAAAGTCAAAATCGCCTTGTTGATGAAAGTAAGACGCACCATCTACTTGGTCGATATGTGCAGAATGTGTCGACAATAGCGTTTCTAAGCCGACAATTTCGATTTCGGTAATGTTGCGGGCTGCAAGTCGTGCCGCCATACCTTCTAATGCTTCACGCACCGCGTATAACTCAACCAGTTTTTCTGATGAGAATTGAATAACGCGTGCACCTATATGCGGAATACGCTCGATTAACCCTAATCCTTCGATACGCATTAATGCTTCTCGTAAAGGACCACGACTAACTTCAAAACGCTTGGCCAGCTCAGGCTCAGATATTTTGCTACCAGGGGCAATCTGTCCCTCTACAATCGCTTCAATCAAATACTCAGTCAGGTTTTCTGATTTGGTATTTTCTTTTTCACCAACAAGCGGCTTTCTCAATTCACTGTTCATCATGTCTTCTTAATCGTACTTGCGAGTTCTTTTAGGAAGCTCACTAAGGAATGAACACACTATAGATGTACAGATTGTCGACAATCAAGATAATTGTCGACAAATTAGACTAAGGTATAAAGCAAGAAAACCGTAGCTCAGAACAACAAATTAAGTATCTATATGTTTTATATGTGTTAAATTTTAAATTTCGAAAATACTTAGATACTAGCCTGCATAGACTTTAATCAATAGTGTCGACAATAAGTAAAGTTGACGACAATAAAACCATACAACTGTCCTTTTGTTGCACCTAAGTTAACTAACGAAACCTAGAGCTAACATTTAAATATTTTTGAATTTATTAAAAATATTTTTAACATCTATCCTATTGTAATTTATAGGTTATTTAGTGAAACGATGTTTTATTTCAAAAAAAAGATGTAAAACACCTATTGATCTCGATCACGTTTAAGAATAAAGTGTGAACACAGTCACAATGAAGACGCCAAAAAATTTCCGCTTCATTGTCTAGTTCAAAGAATATAGAAATAGATACTAAGTCGAGGTTGCGTTATGAACACTTTAAATATTGAAAGCCAAGCATCAAACCGTTTAGCTGTTAAGTTTGCTAACTTCCTAGCTTCATTTTTATCTGTTAGCACTAAAAAAGAAGGCTATAAAGGTCAATCATTTACTTCAATCGATACTACAGCACAGCGTATCGGTTGTGACATGTCACACTTTAACTACATCTCTTAAGCGATAACTTAGTATCTGTTCACATCGCTTAAATTGTTAAAGTGCCGCTGTAAGATAGGAACATAACGCAAGTTTCCTTGCAGCAATGTACAAAGCAGTCGTAGACAAGATAAAAAACCGCGCAATAAATTGCGCGGTTTTTTTATTTGTGGAAATGTTTGCTGATAGCATTGATGTGTTCTGGCCCAATGCCACAACAACCACCAATTAACGTCGCACCTTGATGTCGCCACTTCTCTGCCAACTGAGTGTAGACATCAAAGTTTAAGTCGTCACGAAGCTCATCTAAACCATCGTTAGCGGTCGCTTCTTTTGTCGTTGGAGGGAAAGCATTAGCATAAACCCCTAACTGAATCCCTGTTACATTCAATGATTCAAGTGTCGTACGAGCTGCTATTAAAGCTTCTTCCATCACTTCAGGTTGACTACAGTTGAACAAAATTGCGTCTACATTTAGTGCCGCCATTGCCTTTACCGCATCTTTTACCGTTTCGCCAGACCGAAGCTTTGGAACGTTGGTTGGTTCACTGTCTTCAAGCGTAAACGATACCCAGAAAGGCTTATTGTTGGTACCTAATGCTTTCACCTGCTGATAAATCGCCGTAGATTCTGCAATTAAGCTTTGAGTTTCTGCTAACCACACATCAATATGTTGGTCTAAACCTTTGATGAGTGGAGATGCAATTTTCTCAGCATTCTCAGGCTGGTAGAGATCCGCACGGTAAGAACCAAACAGTGGAGGAATAGAACCTGCTACTAACGTTTGTTTACCTTCTAAAATCGCAGCTTCACGCGCCACTTTACCAGCCTTGTCTGCTAACAGCTGAGCCTGAGCATCAAAACACTCTTGTCCAATATGAAATGGAACCAACGCATAACTGTTAGTTGTAATAACCTGAGCGCCATTTTGGATGAACGAGCGGTGCACTTCACCCACGACTTCAGGTGCTTCCATCATAGCCAATGCTGACCACTCTGGCTGACGAAATGGAGCTCCACGACGCTTCAACTCTCTTCCCATACCGCCATCTAATATGGTTATTGGCTGCTGACCTGACATTCGAAACTCCCTTATGTTTATTATTTAGATGTATAGACGTCTGAAGATTAATATGAGTTTTACTCCTAATCAATCTCTTTTGCATACTGATTCAACGCCTTAACGGGTAAATATTCACGATGTACATGTGAAACGATACCTTGTGTCAGATTCACCACTCCTATATCCCCAGCAGATGCTATTTAGTTTATCAATAAGACGTTTTATAATCGTCCAACGTGTGAATAGAATTTTTACTCTAATTTAAATTCATTACCGCTATAGCTAGTTAATTGCATGGTTATGCAATTAACTGACTTTAAATAATGAGACAATATATCTCACCGAAATATAAGGTATAAAATGTTTTTTCAATTGTCGGTTTCACGAAAATTAGCCATCGTTGATTTGGTCATTTTGGCTATCGCACTGACATACACTTTTGCTATCAACAATAGTATTGATGTCGTTGTCTATATCGCTGTAGCTTTTGCGCTAGCGCTGGTAAATATGATTGTGGTCTACTTAAGTGTTACCAGTAAACTTACTGGCATAGAGAATAGTCTTTATGCTCAGTTAGATAAAAACTTACATTACTCTTTATCACGCAATACTCATTGCCTTGATCATCTTGAAACAGGTTTTAATGCACTCATAGAGTCCAACATCAACCAAAAACAGCAGTTGCTCAATGCTCAAGAACAGATTCAGTCTTTTAAAAACCAAGTGTTAAATCTGGAAACATCTCAAACACACAAACAACAGTTACTCAATAAACGTAGTAACGAGCTTAATTCTTCACTTTCACAATTATTTACTATGATTGAGCAACTATCTGAAGATATTGCTCATAATGGCGAAACTATGACACTTCTGACGAGTGAACTGTCTAGCAGCTACGGAAACATGCTTGCTGCTGCCAACGCGACTAAAGACGATGCGGATTTTATTAGCGGTTTTAAAGGCCAAATCGCTCAACTCGGTAGTAGCGTTGCAACAATCAATAGCTTAGCACTTGAGATTAACGATATTTCCGATCAAACAAATCTGCTAGCGCTTAACGCCTCAATCGAAGCTGCGCGTGCGGGAGAACAAGGACGTGGATTTGCAGTCGTTGCAGATGAAGTTCGTAATCTAGCTGCGCGAGCACGTTCTTCAAGCACAAAGATTGAACAAAGCATCGAATCAGTAATTAAAGAAGCTAAAGATTGTAGTGTAGGTATAGAAAGAATCAGCTCGCACGTAAACCAAGCGGTCATTTACAACTCTTCTGAAACGGAATCGATGAAAAACATCGTAGCGCGCTTGAAGCAAGTTAGTCAGCAGATAAACCAGCTTAACAGCAATGTTGAACACCAAAGATCTCTTATTTCAACAACACAGCATCACCTTACAAAAACAAACTGATTATAGCTTGTCGATCATTATATTAAAGAGGAGGAGGCTTTGACTTCCTCCTCGATTCATTTGTAAACCTTATAACGCCAAATCTTGATTATGCAGGGCTCGGAAGGTCAACTCCATCATCTTGCATCTTGCCCATGCGATTCATCATAGCGTGCGCAGCATCAATAAAAGGCATTGCAAGTGTAGCACCACTGCCTTCCCCTAGCCGTAATTCCATATGTATAAACGGTTTTAAGCATAAATGTTCTAACGCAACCACTGCTCCTTTTTCCGCTGATTGATGTGATGGAATCAAATAATCCCATACATTCGGTTCAATCATGCATGCAATCATTGCTGATGAGTAAGATAAAAAGCCATCTAACACCACAGGAATACGCATAGCAGCAGCACCTAGAATCGCACCGGTCATACCTGCTAAATCAAATCCGCCCACTTTCGCCATGATATCGATGGGATCGGTAGGGTCTGGGTGATTAAGCGCAATCGCAACGGAAACAACATCGACTTTGTGTTGAAGTTGGCTACTCGGCAAATTTGCGCCAAGACCAACCACATGCATCGGTAACTGATTGGTCACAATACTGACAATAGCAGCCGCTGGCGTAGTATTGGCAATGCCCAACTCCCCTACACCAATAACGCTTAACCGTTCACGATCGATAACTTGTTTTACATAGTTTGCCGTATCAAGAATAAGCTGCTCTGCTTGGTCGTAGCTCATTGCCGGACCTTTAGCTATGTTTCCACAACCACGCGCCACTTTCATATTGGTGATACCATCGATTGGGTCACAATCAATCCCAACATCCACCATTTCAACATCAACACCCGTGGTATAACTTAGCGCAGCAACACCCGTTAAACCTTTAACCGTGTTCACTGCTTGCATGGTAGTCACTTCTTTAGGCGTCACCGCTACACCTTCTTCAAAGACACCGTGATCACCCGCCATGACGAAGATTTTTTTCCTTCCGGTCTGCCATTTCATGGTGCGATAAATCGCAGCTAACTGACATGCCAGTTCCTCTAATTGCCCTAAACTGCCAATTGGCTTAAACAGTTGATCAATATGATGTTGTGCTCGTTTCCGAACCTTTTCATCGACAGGGATAATCGATTCTTTCAAATCATTTAATAACGTACTCACAAGCTATTCTCCTTCCATGTATGCTGGCTGGGTACAGCTGAACAATGGATATAGAACGCAAACGCACATCAATTCATCCTTGAAGTTCCGCCGAGCCATCCATGGCTCGGAGGGTTTGCTTTCTATATCCATTGCTTACTTGAACAGTCGTTGGATTCACTTTCTAGTGACAAAAAGGTCTAGATACTAAGCGTCCAAACACTGGTCATAGCCATTAAAAAACATAATTCAAACAATTCGTTACCTGCACCAAGCGTGTCCCCAGTTTGCCCGCCGATGGTGTTATTGATATAGCGGCGATAAATCAAAGCGAATCCCCCAGTTACACAAAATGCAATCAGGCTTTGCCAGCCTAGCATCCAAGACGCGATAGCAGCGCCAATAGCGAGGGTGAGATAAAATTGATGGGACGAAATTCTGTTGATGTAGATATGTCCTAACCCTGATTCACGAGCATAATTTTGCTTATACATAAGAAGTGACATCCAAGCGCGACTAATGCACGGTGCAATCACTAAAATAAGTAGCGCTTCTTCGGGCTCAGTATCTAGAATCTGTGTGACGGTGAGAATCTTTAACGTAAGAACAAAAAACAGTGCCAGCGCTCCATGCGTTCCCAAACGGCTGTCTTTCATGATTTCTAACATACGTTCTGGGGTTCTGGCAGAAAATATTCCATCACAAGTATCCGCAAGTCCGTCCAGATGAAAACCACCAGTTAACAGTGCCAGTGAGAACACGTAAGTCACTGCACTTAGGGGGCTATTCCAGCCAAGCCCCATATACAGGGTGACCGATATAGCTGCAGCGATAATACCTAGAATGGCGCCGACAATCGGGAATGTCACCACACCACGATAGGTCTGATCAAAATCGTAATCGCTGGTCCAGCTTTGGGGAACGGGAATCCGTGTAATAAATTGCAGAGTAACTAAAAATGGCTTCATACCAAGCATTCCTGCTCTTTATTAGCCAGTGTTAGTGGGAACTCATCCATGATTCTCTCTAGCTGGTCGATATCTAAGACTTCTCTTAACCCATCCGCCAGAAGATCAAACTGCGCACTCTTGTAACTTGCATAATCGAAAGCATCCTCCGCTAATGGCGTTAAAGTTTTTCTTAACCGCAGTTGATTTAAGAAGTGTCGAGTGAAAAGGCCATGGTCAAATAAACCGTGAATGTACGTACCCGCAATCAAACCATCCGCTGTCACTGCGCCATCCAAAATGCTTACGTTTTGCTGATTACGAGACCGTATTTCAACGAACGGTTTCATGTCACCGATCACCTCAGTTTCACCCATGTGGATCTCGTACCCACTTAGCTCCATTCCATCAACATCGCAGAACAACCCACGACTATGGCTGAGAATCTTCCCTTTTACTTGCGTAGTGTGTTTGGATTGCGCGAATTTGGTCACCGTATCAAGCAACCCCAGTCCATTCATCCGATCAATGCCTGATTCAACACCATCAATCAGTGTTTTACCAAGCATCTGATAGCCACCGCAGACACCCAATACCGCGCAGCCCTGTTTCGCTTTGTTGACAATCGCAGATGACAAACCGCATTCATTCAGGTAAGTGAGATCAGCTAAAGTATTTTTGCTTCCGGGTAGGATAATCAAGTCGGGATTGCCAAGTTGAGACACTTTAGCAACGTAACGTAAATTCACGTCGGGCTGAGCAGCTAACGCATTGAAGTCTGTGAAATTGGAAATACGAGGAACTTTGATCACTGCGATATCAAGTTTATCCGCGTCACTTTCTATTCCTAGTTGATGACGTAACTTTTCAGGTTGTAATGCCACACCATCTTCTTCTTCCAAGTCCACATCAAGATAAGGCACGACTCCGATAACCGGAACTTGTGTCAGTGCTTCTATTTGCTTTATTCCCGGTTTGAGCAGTTCTACATCGCCGCGAAACTTGTTAATAATCACACCTCGAACACGCTGCCGTTCTTGTTCTGA includes:
- a CDS encoding cobyric acid synthase; translation: MSRAIMFQGTASDVGKSVLVAGICRILAQNGYRCVPFKAQNMALNSGITRSGDEMGRAQIFQAEAAGVEPDVRMNPVLLKPTGDRHSQVIVMGKVLTNMDAVTYHEFKPQLQKKIFRAFTELAEQNDIVVLEGAGSPAEINLRDRDIVNMGMAELINAPVILIADIDRGGVFASIYGTLMLLSEQERQRVRGVIINKFRGDVELLKPGIKQIEALTQVPVIGVVPYLDVDLEEEDGVALQPEKLRHQLGIESDADKLDIAVIKVPRISNFTDFNALAAQPDVNLRYVAKVSQLGNPDLIILPGSKNTLADLTYLNECGLSSAIVNKAKQGCAVLGVCGGYQMLGKTLIDGVESGIDRMNGLGLLDTVTKFAQSKHTTQVKGKILSHSRGLFCDVDGMELSGYEIHMGETEVIGDMKPFVEIRSRNQQNVSILDGAVTADGLIAGTYIHGLFDHGLFTRHFLNQLRLRKTLTPLAEDAFDYASYKSAQFDLLADGLREVLDIDQLERIMDEFPLTLANKEQECLV
- the cobT gene encoding nicotinate-nucleotide--dimethylbenzimidazole phosphoribosyltransferase, whose translation is MSTLLNDLKESIIPVDEKVRKRAQHHIDQLFKPIGSLGQLEELACQLAAIYRTMKWQTGRKKIFVMAGDHGVFEEGVAVTPKEVTTMQAVNTVKGLTGVAALSYTTGVDVEMVDVGIDCDPIDGITNMKVARGCGNIAKGPAMSYDQAEQLILDTANYVKQVIDRERLSVIGVGELGIANTTPAAAIVSIVTNQLPMHVVGLGANLPSSQLQHKVDVVSVAIALNHPDPTDPIDIMAKVGGFDLAGMTGAILGAAAMRIPVVLDGFLSYSSAMIACMIEPNVWDYLIPSHQSAEKGAVVALEHLCLKPFIHMELRLGEGSGATLAMPFIDAAHAMMNRMGKMQDDGVDLPSPA
- a CDS encoding methyl-accepting chemotaxis protein; the protein is MFFQLSVSRKLAIVDLVILAIALTYTFAINNSIDVVVYIAVAFALALVNMIVVYLSVTSKLTGIENSLYAQLDKNLHYSLSRNTHCLDHLETGFNALIESNINQKQQLLNAQEQIQSFKNQVLNLETSQTHKQQLLNKRSNELNSSLSQLFTMIEQLSEDIAHNGETMTLLTSELSSSYGNMLAAANATKDDADFISGFKGQIAQLGSSVATINSLALEINDISDQTNLLALNASIEAARAGEQGRGFAVVADEVRNLAARARSSSTKIEQSIESVIKEAKDCSVGIERISSHVNQAVIYNSSETESMKNIVARLKQVSQQINQLNSNVEHQRSLISTTQHHLTKTN
- the cobS gene encoding adenosylcobinamide-GDP ribazoletransferase — its product is MKPFLVTLQFITRIPVPQSWTSDYDFDQTYRGVVTFPIVGAILGIIAAAISVTLYMGLGWNSPLSAVTYVFSLALLTGGFHLDGLADTCDGIFSARTPERMLEIMKDSRLGTHGALALFFVLTLKILTVTQILDTEPEEALLILVIAPCISRAWMSLLMYKQNYARESGLGHIYINRISSHQFYLTLAIGAAIASWMLGWQSLIAFCVTGGFALIYRRYINNTIGGQTGDTLGAGNELFELCFLMAMTSVWTLSI
- a CDS encoding homocysteine S-methyltransferase family protein, whose amino-acid sequence is MSGQQPITILDGGMGRELKRRGAPFRQPEWSALAMMEAPEVVGEVHRSFIQNGAQVITTNSYALVPFHIGQECFDAQAQLLADKAGKVAREAAILEGKQTLVAGSIPPLFGSYRADLYQPENAEKIASPLIKGLDQHIDVWLAETQSLIAESTAIYQQVKALGTNNKPFWVSFTLEDSEPTNVPKLRSGETVKDAVKAMAALNVDAILFNCSQPEVMEEALIAARTTLESLNVTGIQLGVYANAFPPTTKEATANDGLDELRDDLNFDVYTQLAEKWRHQGATLIGGCCGIGPEHINAISKHFHK